The genomic DNA ACGAACACTCCTCGGGGGAGTAGATTAACGCTCGTCTTTGACGAGAAAGAGTCTTTTCGTGCTCATCACTCTCCTTTTGCTTGCTGCCTTCGGATACAGCGTTTGGTGGTTACTGAAGATGCGATTGACGGTGTCGCCGGAGGAGGCGCTGGAGAGGGGGAGAGCTATTTTGAATTCGAAAAGGGTTTTGTTCATCGTTGCACACCCCGACGATGCGGATTGGTGGGTTTCCGGAACTGCGCGCCTTTTCGTCTTGCGAGGGGCGGAGGTGGGGCTCGTGGTCGCATCGGATGGGGAAAAGGGGCGGAATCTCATCAACGCGAAAAACTTAGCGGAAACGAGACAAACAGAACAACGCGAAGCGGCGAAAGTTATCGGGATTTCGAAGTTATGGTTTTTGCATTTGCCGGACAGAGAGGTCGCGATGCAGCCGGGGATTTCTCGCTCCCTCGAAGAGATCATCCATGAATTCGAACCGGATTTAATCGTCACTTTCGACCCTTCGCTTCCCGATTTGCCTTATCTCCATCCCGACCACGAAGGCATAGGGCGCGTAGTTTATTCGATATGGAAAGAAAACCCAGGGGGGGCGAAACTAATTTTCTTCCACTCTCGCAGACCGAATATCGCAGTAGACATCACCGAGGTCATCGAGACGAAGGTGGAGGCTTTGCGAAAACATCGGTCACAAGGTCTCGGACGCGGGGGGGAACGGAATAAGGAATTCCATCGTGCATTCGGAAAACGAGTCGGAGTCCCCTACGCAGAACTGTTTCGGGAAATAAAATGAAATTGATATTAGAAAACCACGATAGCAGGAATGCCTTCGACCACTCTGCCGATCTTCGGATACTCCGTAAGGTCTTTTTTAGAAAATATTGCAAGACCTCCGCTCGTTTGCGGGTCTATGATCACTTCCTGCAACCATAGAGGCACTTCCGGCGAAATGACCAATGCTTCACCCAAATACTCACGATTCTTTCTCGATCCCGCAGTAATATTCTTGTTTTCGATGAGCGCTTTCAATCGCGGCAGAAGCGGTATAGATTTCGAATCGAGTTCGATGCGCACGTTCGAGGCTTGCGCGACATGGAATAAATGCCCAGCCAAGCCGAAACCCGTGATATCCGTTGCGCACAATGCCCCTTCGTGGATCGCGAATTCACTCGCTTTTTTATTCAACTGCTCCATCCAAGCAATCGCGACATCCAGCGCAGACACCTTACCCTTCTCATCGATACCGGGGGGGGTCGGAATCAATTCGGAAGCGTCTAAACTCTCGTATACGATAGGGTCGTCGAATTTGTGAGCGGTAGTAACGATACCTGTGCCTATTGGCTTCGATAAGTAAATATAATCTCCGGGTTTCGCCCCGACATTGCGCAACATATGTTTCGGGTTTACCACTCCTGTAACGCTCAGACCAAATTTCGGTTGCGTATCCTCGACGGTATGCCCCCCCACGATGACGACATCGGCTTCATCGCATTTGTCCGCTATTCCTCGAAAGACAGACGCCCACACTTCGGGAGGCGCTTGGGACGGGTCGAAGCAGGCGAGGTTCATCGCGGTTATCGGTTTTCCGCCCATCGCGTAAACGTCGGAAAACGCATTCGCAGCGGCTATCGCACCATAAGCATAGGGGTCGTCCACGATAGGGGTGAAAAAGTCCATCGTTTGTACGAGAGCCAAATCATCAGACACGCGAAAAACCCCTGCATCGTCTTTCGTTTCGAAGCCGACGAGCAGGTCGGGATGAGCGCTTCGGGGCAATTCTCGCAGAACCTCCGCGAGTTGGGTTGGACCCAGTTTGCTTGCTCAACCCGCGCATTCGACGAGTTGTGTGAGACGTATCACGATAGATAGGATACTTGAAAGAAAGCTCGTCGTGTCATCATCGTCTTGGCATGCTTTTTGCTAGACAAGTCTAACCTCGCATGCCATGAATTAGCGATGACGGATTTATTATAAATGCCCGTTGGTATTGGTGGAATAAGAACGTAGGTAAGCCGAACAATCGTTCTGCGTATATAAACGGTTTAGGCTCTTCCGAAAAATGGGCAGGAACGGGAATGGACATGAGTTGGGCGATTACGGAATATCTGGATGGCGTCCCCGAGCCGAGCACACTGACAGTTTTCGGTATTCTCGGTTTTGGCTTTTTAGTGGCTCGAAGAAAACAACGAAGCTAAATGCAAAAAAATTAAATGTAGAAATTAATAGAGTCGAGGAAACAAAACTCGAAAAAATTTCGCAACTATTGCAATTTATTGCGCTCCTTCTATGCGAAGTTTATATAGTGATTTACGATCCATAT from Fimbriimonadales bacterium includes the following:
- a CDS encoding PEP-CTERM sorting domain-containing protein yields the protein MDMSWAITEYLDGVPEPSTLTVFGILGFGFLVARRKQRS
- a CDS encoding PIG-L deacetylase family protein, with the protein product MLITLLLLAAFGYSVWWLLKMRLTVSPEEALERGRAILNSKRVLFIVAHPDDADWWVSGTARLFVLRGAEVGLVVASDGEKGRNLINAKNLAETRQTEQREAAKVIGISKLWFLHLPDREVAMQPGISRSLEEIIHEFEPDLIVTFDPSLPDLPYLHPDHEGIGRVVYSIWKENPGGAKLIFFHSRRPNIAVDITEVIETKVEALRKHRSQGLGRGGERNKEFHRAFGKRVGVPYAELFREIK
- the selD gene encoding selenide, water dikinase SelD yields the protein MGPTQLAEVLRELPRSAHPDLLVGFETKDDAGVFRVSDDLALVQTMDFFTPIVDDPYAYGAIAAANAFSDVYAMGGKPITAMNLACFDPSQAPPEVWASVFRGIADKCDEADVVIVGGHTVEDTQPKFGLSVTGVVNPKHMLRNVGAKPGDYIYLSKPIGTGIVTTAHKFDDPIVYESLDASELIPTPPGIDEKGKVSALDVAIAWMEQLNKKASEFAIHEGALCATDITGFGLAGHLFHVAQASNVRIELDSKSIPLLPRLKALIENKNITAGSRKNREYLGEALVISPEVPLWLQEVIIDPQTSGGLAIFSKKDLTEYPKIGRVVEGIPAIVVF